From a region of the Gavia stellata isolate bGavSte3 chromosome 32, bGavSte3.hap2, whole genome shotgun sequence genome:
- the LOC104250577 gene encoding excitatory amino acid transporter 4 isoform X2, with protein MSEQSHVNSLFLNEDAAKRLNAESRVQRFQQAVQKRAARAKKRMHSITADSAKSFFRRNAFVLFTIAAVLLGIILAFSLRPYQLTYRQIKYFSFPGELLMRMLQMLVLPLIVSSLITGMASLDGRASGKMGMRAVVYYMVTTIIAVFIGILMVIIIHPGKGSKDKLHREGRIEQVQTTDAFMDLVRNMFPPNLVEACFKQYKTQYSTRVFTRTVLHSSNVTAGVTTTQIPVPENFTSILENVTHALGTVSEVLTFEEVIPIPGSANGVNALGLVVFSMCFGLVIGSMKQKGRALREFFNCLNEAIMRLVAIIIWYAPVGIMFLIAGKILEMDDLAVMGGQLGMYTLTVIVGLLIHALCILPLLYFIVTHRNPWVFIAGLLQALITALGTSSSSATLPITFRCLEENNGVDRRITRFVLPVGATINMDGTALYEALAAIFIAQVNNYELDFGQIITISITATAASIGAAGIPQAGLVTMVIVLTSVGLPTEDITLIIAVDWFLDRLRTTTNVLGDSLGAGIVEHLSRHELDAQDCELDYLSNFSRKH; from the exons ATGAGCGAGCAGAGTCACGTCAACAGCCTGTTCCTCAACGAGGACGCAGCCAAGCGGCTCAATGCCGAGAGCCGGGTGCAGCGCTTCCAGCAGGCAGTGCAgaagcgggcagcgcgggccAAGAAGCGGATGCACAGCATCACTGCTGACAGCGCTAAAAGCTTCTTCAGGAGAAATGCCTTTGTCCTCTTCACCATTGCCGCAGTCTTACTAG GGATCATCCTGGCGTTTTCCCTCCGGCCCTACCAGCTGACCTATCGCCAGATCAAGTATTTCTCCTTCCCCGGCGAGCTGCTGATGCGTATGCTCCAGATGTTGGTTCTTCCTCTCATTGTCTCTAGCTTGATTACAG GAATGGCCTCACTGGATGGCAGAGCCTCAGGGAAGATGGGGATGCGGGCTGTGGTCTACTACATGGTGACCACGATCATAGCAGTCTTCATTGGCATCCTCATGGTGATCATCATCCACCCAGGAAAAGGATCTAAGGACAAGCTTCACCGAGAAGGCAGAATTGAGCAGGTGCAGACCACGGATGCCTTCATGGACTTGGTGAG GAATATGTTCCCACCCAACCTGGTAGAAGCCTGCTTCAAACAG TACAAGACGCAGTACAGCACCAGGGTCTTCACCAGAACCGTCCTCCACAGCAGCAATGTCACAGCAGGTGTGACAACCACGCAGATCCCTGTGCCTGAGAACTTCACCAGCATCCTGGAGAACGTCACTCATGCCCTGGGGACCGTCTCCGAGGTGCTGACCTTTGAAGAAGTCATTCCCATCCCGGGCTCAGCCAATGGGGTGAACGCGCTGGGGCTGGTAGTGTTCTCCATGTGCTTCGGTTTGGTGATCGGCAGCATGAAGCAGAAGGGACGGGCCCTGCGGGAGTTCTTTAACTGCCTCAACGAAGCCATCATGAGGCTGGTGGCCATTATCATCTG GTATGCTCCAGTTGGGATCATGTTTTTAATTGCTGGCAAAATCCTGGAGATGGATGACCTAGCAGTGATGGGAGGCCAGCTGGGGATGTACACGCTCACCGTCATCGTTGGACTCCTCATTCATGCCCTCTGCATCCTGCCACTGCTCTACTTCATCGTCACTCACAGAAACCCCTGGGTATTCATTGCAGGGCTTCTGCAGGCCCTCatcacagccctgggcacctcCTCAAG CTCAGCGACTCTGCCCATCACGTTCAGGTGCCTGGAAGAAAACAATGGTGTGGACAGGCGCATCACGAGGTTTGTTCTGCCCGTGGGAGCTACAATTAACATGGATGGCACTGCTCTGTACGAGGCCCTTGCAGCCATCTTCATTGCACAAGTCAACAACTATGAACTTGACTTCGGGCAGATTATCACAATAAG CATCACTGCCACGGCAGCCAGCATTGGAGCCGCAGGTATTCCCCAGGCAGGACTGGTGACTATGGTTATAGTTTTGACATCGGTGGGGCTGCCTACTGAAGACATTACGCTGATCATTGCTGTGGACTGGTTTCT GGACCGTCTTAGAACGACTACCAATGTCCTGGGGGATTCTCTGGGAGCTGGCATTGTGGAGCATCTCTCCCGGCATGAGCTAGATGCGCAGGACTGCGAACTTG actattTGTCCAATTTTTCAAGAAAGCATTGA
- the LOC104250577 gene encoding excitatory amino acid transporter 4 isoform X3 has product MSEQSHVNSLFLNEDAAKRLNAESRVQRFQQAVQKRAARAKKRMHSITADSAKSFFRRNAFVLFTIAAVLLGIILAFSLRPYQLTYRQIKYFSFPGELLMRMLQMLVLPLIVSSLITGMASLDGRASGKMGMRAVVYYMVTTIIAVFIGILMVIIIHPGKGSKDKLHREGRIEQVQTTDAFMDLVRNMFPPNLVEACFKQYKTQYSTRVFTRTVLHSSNVTAGVTTTQIPVPENFTSILENVTHALGTVSEVLTFEEVIPIPGSANGVNALGLVVFSMCFGLVIGSMKQKGRALREFFNCLNEAIMRLVAIIIWYAPVGIMFLIAGKILEMDDLAVMGGQLGMYTLTVIVGLLIHALCILPLLYFIVTHRNPWVFIAGLLQALITALGTSSSSATLPITFRCLEENNGVDRRITRFVLPVGATINMDGTALYEALAAIFIAQVNNYELDFGQIITISITATAASIGAAGIPQAGLVTMVIVLTSVGLPTEDITLIIAVDWFLDRLRTTTNVLGDSLGAGIVEHLSRHELDAQDCELD; this is encoded by the exons ATGAGCGAGCAGAGTCACGTCAACAGCCTGTTCCTCAACGAGGACGCAGCCAAGCGGCTCAATGCCGAGAGCCGGGTGCAGCGCTTCCAGCAGGCAGTGCAgaagcgggcagcgcgggccAAGAAGCGGATGCACAGCATCACTGCTGACAGCGCTAAAAGCTTCTTCAGGAGAAATGCCTTTGTCCTCTTCACCATTGCCGCAGTCTTACTAG GGATCATCCTGGCGTTTTCCCTCCGGCCCTACCAGCTGACCTATCGCCAGATCAAGTATTTCTCCTTCCCCGGCGAGCTGCTGATGCGTATGCTCCAGATGTTGGTTCTTCCTCTCATTGTCTCTAGCTTGATTACAG GAATGGCCTCACTGGATGGCAGAGCCTCAGGGAAGATGGGGATGCGGGCTGTGGTCTACTACATGGTGACCACGATCATAGCAGTCTTCATTGGCATCCTCATGGTGATCATCATCCACCCAGGAAAAGGATCTAAGGACAAGCTTCACCGAGAAGGCAGAATTGAGCAGGTGCAGACCACGGATGCCTTCATGGACTTGGTGAG GAATATGTTCCCACCCAACCTGGTAGAAGCCTGCTTCAAACAG TACAAGACGCAGTACAGCACCAGGGTCTTCACCAGAACCGTCCTCCACAGCAGCAATGTCACAGCAGGTGTGACAACCACGCAGATCCCTGTGCCTGAGAACTTCACCAGCATCCTGGAGAACGTCACTCATGCCCTGGGGACCGTCTCCGAGGTGCTGACCTTTGAAGAAGTCATTCCCATCCCGGGCTCAGCCAATGGGGTGAACGCGCTGGGGCTGGTAGTGTTCTCCATGTGCTTCGGTTTGGTGATCGGCAGCATGAAGCAGAAGGGACGGGCCCTGCGGGAGTTCTTTAACTGCCTCAACGAAGCCATCATGAGGCTGGTGGCCATTATCATCTG GTATGCTCCAGTTGGGATCATGTTTTTAATTGCTGGCAAAATCCTGGAGATGGATGACCTAGCAGTGATGGGAGGCCAGCTGGGGATGTACACGCTCACCGTCATCGTTGGACTCCTCATTCATGCCCTCTGCATCCTGCCACTGCTCTACTTCATCGTCACTCACAGAAACCCCTGGGTATTCATTGCAGGGCTTCTGCAGGCCCTCatcacagccctgggcacctcCTCAAG CTCAGCGACTCTGCCCATCACGTTCAGGTGCCTGGAAGAAAACAATGGTGTGGACAGGCGCATCACGAGGTTTGTTCTGCCCGTGGGAGCTACAATTAACATGGATGGCACTGCTCTGTACGAGGCCCTTGCAGCCATCTTCATTGCACAAGTCAACAACTATGAACTTGACTTCGGGCAGATTATCACAATAAG CATCACTGCCACGGCAGCCAGCATTGGAGCCGCAGGTATTCCCCAGGCAGGACTGGTGACTATGGTTATAGTTTTGACATCGGTGGGGCTGCCTACTGAAGACATTACGCTGATCATTGCTGTGGACTGGTTTCT GGACCGTCTTAGAACGACTACCAATGTCCTGGGGGATTCTCTGGGAGCTGGCATTGTGGAGCATCTCTCCCGGCATGAGCTAGATGCGCAGGACTGCGAACTTG ACTAA
- the LOC104250577 gene encoding excitatory amino acid transporter 1 isoform X1, translating into MSEQSHVNSLFLNEDAAKRLNAESRVQRFQQAVQKRAARAKKRMHSITADSAKSFFRRNAFVLFTIAAVLLGIILAFSLRPYQLTYRQIKYFSFPGELLMRMLQMLVLPLIVSSLITGMASLDGRASGKMGMRAVVYYMVTTIIAVFIGILMVIIIHPGKGSKDKLHREGRIEQVQTTDAFMDLVRNMFPPNLVEACFKQYKTQYSTRVFTRTVLHSSNVTAGVTTTQIPVPENFTSILENVTHALGTVSEVLTFEEVIPIPGSANGVNALGLVVFSMCFGLVIGSMKQKGRALREFFNCLNEAIMRLVAIIIWYAPVGIMFLIAGKILEMDDLAVMGGQLGMYTLTVIVGLLIHALCILPLLYFIVTHRNPWVFIAGLLQALITALGTSSSSATLPITFRCLEENNGVDRRITRFVLPVGATINMDGTALYEALAAIFIAQVNNYELDFGQIITISITATAASIGAAGIPQAGLVTMVIVLTSVGLPTEDITLIIAVDWFLDRLRTTTNVLGDSLGAGIVEHLSRHELDAQDCELGNSVIEEKEQLSYLVCPQNYTHRHPRSETAL; encoded by the exons ATGAGCGAGCAGAGTCACGTCAACAGCCTGTTCCTCAACGAGGACGCAGCCAAGCGGCTCAATGCCGAGAGCCGGGTGCAGCGCTTCCAGCAGGCAGTGCAgaagcgggcagcgcgggccAAGAAGCGGATGCACAGCATCACTGCTGACAGCGCTAAAAGCTTCTTCAGGAGAAATGCCTTTGTCCTCTTCACCATTGCCGCAGTCTTACTAG GGATCATCCTGGCGTTTTCCCTCCGGCCCTACCAGCTGACCTATCGCCAGATCAAGTATTTCTCCTTCCCCGGCGAGCTGCTGATGCGTATGCTCCAGATGTTGGTTCTTCCTCTCATTGTCTCTAGCTTGATTACAG GAATGGCCTCACTGGATGGCAGAGCCTCAGGGAAGATGGGGATGCGGGCTGTGGTCTACTACATGGTGACCACGATCATAGCAGTCTTCATTGGCATCCTCATGGTGATCATCATCCACCCAGGAAAAGGATCTAAGGACAAGCTTCACCGAGAAGGCAGAATTGAGCAGGTGCAGACCACGGATGCCTTCATGGACTTGGTGAG GAATATGTTCCCACCCAACCTGGTAGAAGCCTGCTTCAAACAG TACAAGACGCAGTACAGCACCAGGGTCTTCACCAGAACCGTCCTCCACAGCAGCAATGTCACAGCAGGTGTGACAACCACGCAGATCCCTGTGCCTGAGAACTTCACCAGCATCCTGGAGAACGTCACTCATGCCCTGGGGACCGTCTCCGAGGTGCTGACCTTTGAAGAAGTCATTCCCATCCCGGGCTCAGCCAATGGGGTGAACGCGCTGGGGCTGGTAGTGTTCTCCATGTGCTTCGGTTTGGTGATCGGCAGCATGAAGCAGAAGGGACGGGCCCTGCGGGAGTTCTTTAACTGCCTCAACGAAGCCATCATGAGGCTGGTGGCCATTATCATCTG GTATGCTCCAGTTGGGATCATGTTTTTAATTGCTGGCAAAATCCTGGAGATGGATGACCTAGCAGTGATGGGAGGCCAGCTGGGGATGTACACGCTCACCGTCATCGTTGGACTCCTCATTCATGCCCTCTGCATCCTGCCACTGCTCTACTTCATCGTCACTCACAGAAACCCCTGGGTATTCATTGCAGGGCTTCTGCAGGCCCTCatcacagccctgggcacctcCTCAAG CTCAGCGACTCTGCCCATCACGTTCAGGTGCCTGGAAGAAAACAATGGTGTGGACAGGCGCATCACGAGGTTTGTTCTGCCCGTGGGAGCTACAATTAACATGGATGGCACTGCTCTGTACGAGGCCCTTGCAGCCATCTTCATTGCACAAGTCAACAACTATGAACTTGACTTCGGGCAGATTATCACAATAAG CATCACTGCCACGGCAGCCAGCATTGGAGCCGCAGGTATTCCCCAGGCAGGACTGGTGACTATGGTTATAGTTTTGACATCGGTGGGGCTGCCTACTGAAGACATTACGCTGATCATTGCTGTGGACTGGTTTCT GGACCGTCTTAGAACGACTACCAATGTCCTGGGGGATTCTCTGGGAGCTGGCATTGTGGAGCATCTCTCCCGGCATGAGCTAGATGCGCAGGACTGCGAACTTGGTAATTCTGTGATAGAGGAGAAAGAGCAGCTCTCCTACCTGGTTTGCCCTCAGAATTACACCCACAGGCACCCCAGAAGTGAGACAGCACTGTAA